One stretch of Bacteroidota bacterium DNA includes these proteins:
- a CDS encoding hemolysin family protein, translated as MTVTIEIFFIFCLIILNGVFALSEIAIVSSRKPRLQHLANKGNLRAKVALELANRPDHFLSTVQAGITLVGILAGAFGGATLSESVALYIVQFPSLTEYSVPISLAIVVVSITYLSLIVGELIPKQLALKDPERVACLIAIPMRTLSVAMYPIVRFLTFSTNIIIRTFGIKDSTNPTVTEEEIKVMLEEGTKAGTFNEVEQEMVERVFRLADQSVNALMTPRTEIIWLDTEDTLEENFKKIKESSHSFFPVCKGGIDNVLGVVHVKDLFSATMDKNIVSLEQHLRKPLYIVENVLVVQLIEQFKESGTHFAFLVDEYGGIQGLLTLNDILKAVVGEEIDSTDKSNPYVVQRTDGSYLIDGTLLIDEFKELFKIDSMSEDETGNYQTLAGFTINQMGKIPTAGQSFDWRDLRIEVMDMDGNRVDKLLITKRTSPEKK; from the coding sequence ATGACTGTAACTATTGAAATATTTTTCATTTTTTGTCTTATTATTCTTAACGGTGTTTTCGCACTTTCTGAAATTGCCATTGTCTCTTCACGCAAACCCCGTTTGCAGCATCTGGCAAACAAAGGGAATCTCAGAGCTAAAGTTGCGCTCGAACTGGCAAATAGACCGGATCATTTTCTATCAACGGTTCAAGCTGGGATCACTCTTGTAGGTATCCTTGCCGGTGCTTTTGGAGGTGCAACGCTTTCTGAATCCGTTGCATTATATATTGTGCAATTCCCATCACTTACAGAGTACTCAGTACCAATTAGTCTGGCCATTGTGGTAGTCTCCATTACATATCTCTCACTCATCGTTGGCGAGCTGATACCAAAACAACTCGCATTGAAGGATCCAGAACGTGTTGCATGTCTCATCGCCATACCAATGCGGACTCTCTCCGTTGCAATGTATCCAATTGTGAGATTTCTGACATTTTCGACAAATATTATTATCCGAACATTTGGGATCAAAGACAGCACAAACCCGACAGTTACCGAGGAAGAAATTAAGGTGATGCTGGAGGAAGGGACAAAAGCAGGCACCTTCAATGAAGTTGAACAGGAGATGGTAGAACGAGTATTCCGCCTTGCCGATCAAAGTGTGAATGCATTGATGACCCCCCGAACGGAGATTATCTGGCTGGACACTGAGGATACACTTGAAGAAAATTTTAAGAAAATCAAAGAAAGCTCTCACTCATTCTTTCCAGTGTGCAAAGGGGGGATTGATAATGTTCTCGGTGTGGTTCATGTAAAAGATCTTTTTTCTGCGACCATGGATAAGAACATCGTTTCACTTGAACAGCATTTACGCAAGCCTCTCTACATTGTCGAAAATGTTCTGGTGGTGCAGCTGATAGAACAATTCAAAGAATCCGGAACTCATTTTGCTTTTCTCGTGGACGAATACGGCGGAATCCAAGGATTACTCACACTCAATGATATTTTAAAAGCGGTTGTTGGTGAAGAGATCGATTCTACAGACAAATCTAATCCATATGTTGTGCAGCGGACCGATGGTTCGTATTTGATCGATGGAACACTCTTGATCGATGAATTCAAAGAATTATTCAAGATCGATTCCATGAGTGAAGATGAAACAGGAAATTACCAAACGCTGGCAGGGTTTACGATCAACCAAATGGGAAAAATTCCCACAGCAGGTCAGTCATTTGATTGGCGGGACTTACGGATAGAAGTAATGGATATGGATGGCAACAGAGTGGACAAATTACTGATCACGAAAAGAACATCCCCTGAAAAAAAATGA
- a CDS encoding NAD-dependent epimerase/dehydratase family protein, which yields MTSKPIAFVTGGTGFIGSHLIDRLLSKGYHVRALVRNPKKLGFLENLPIEIVEGDLFSTAALEKAIEDSHYVYHVAGLVAARSKEEFYRANQDATRNMIEITARVNPTIKKFVHISSQTAVGPGTGMTPVTESTSPHPLTTYGKSKLASETEVLKFKEKIPVTILRVSAVYGPRDTATFDYFKSAYMGLELLIGFHDTYVSLVHSTDLVSGIILAGEKEISNGQTYFLGSEQYYTWNEIGYVTKSVLNKKLFRVRVPKPLVFMIAGISELASKFKEKPSVLNYEKAYDLIQDNWCCDISKAKKELGYRQEVTLADGVKETIKWYLDHSWM from the coding sequence ATGACTTCAAAACCGATCGCCTTTGTTACAGGAGGAACCGGATTTATCGGCAGCCATCTAATTGACAGATTACTTTCCAAGGGATACCACGTGCGAGCGTTGGTTCGCAATCCTAAAAAACTCGGATTTTTGGAGAACCTTCCGATCGAGATTGTAGAAGGTGATTTGTTCTCCACTGCAGCATTGGAAAAAGCGATCGAAGACTCTCATTACGTGTATCATGTTGCAGGATTAGTAGCGGCAAGATCGAAAGAGGAGTTTTATCGTGCAAACCAGGATGCAACTCGCAATATGATCGAGATTACTGCTCGCGTTAATCCCACTATCAAAAAATTCGTTCACATCAGCAGTCAAACGGCTGTAGGACCCGGAACAGGAATGACACCCGTTACGGAATCTACTTCTCCGCATCCATTGACGACTTACGGAAAGAGTAAACTCGCATCTGAAACAGAAGTCTTAAAATTTAAGGAAAAAATTCCGGTAACAATCCTGCGTGTTTCGGCTGTTTATGGACCAAGAGACACGGCGACGTTTGACTATTTCAAATCTGCCTATATGGGATTGGAACTACTGATCGGATTCCATGATACGTACGTCAGCCTTGTTCATTCAACAGATCTTGTAAGCGGAATAATTCTGGCGGGCGAAAAAGAAATCTCAAACGGTCAGACTTATTTTCTTGGAAGCGAACAATACTATACATGGAATGAAATCGGTTATGTGACAAAAAGTGTCTTGAATAAAAAATTATTCCGTGTCCGTGTTCCAAAACCGTTGGTCTTTATGATTGCGGGAATTTCCGAACTGGCATCGAAATTTAAAGAAAAACCTTCCGTGCTCAATTATGAAAAAGCATACGATCTTATTCAAGATAATTGGTGTTGCGACATTTCGAAAGCGAAAAAAGAACTTGGGTATCGACAAGAGGTAACTTTAGCAGATGGTGTGAAGGAAACGATCAAGTGGTATCTTGATCATTCGTGGATGTAA
- a CDS encoding pyridoxal phosphate-dependent aminotransferase family protein, with protein sequence MDLFQKCIEFTRADEVKAAGLYPYFRPIEANEGPIVEMAGRKIIMAGSNNYLGLTAHPKVKEAAINAVKKYGTGCSGSRYLTGTIDLHNELEARLAKFLGYEDVLLISTGYQTAQAIIPTLVQRGEYIVSDKDNHACIVMANMMAIGMTAEVVRYKHNDMKHLESVISKLPADAGKLIVTDGVFSTSGEVVDMPSIVAIAKKYNARIMCDDAHATGVVGVGGRGTASKFGLTKDVDITMGTFSKSFASLGGFIASTRSVVNYIKHSSPALIFSASPTPASVASALAALDIIEAHPELVTQLHNNADRVREGLRKLGFHVVGQPETGIVSVIIGDTEKTLVFTKELFEAGVFVNAFVRPGVPPGMEMVRTSYMATHENVHLDKIIEIFGIIGKKLGVIS encoded by the coding sequence TTGGATCTATTTCAAAAATGTATTGAATTTACCCGCGCAGATGAAGTAAAAGCTGCCGGCCTCTATCCGTATTTCCGTCCTATCGAAGCTAACGAAGGTCCGATCGTAGAAATGGCCGGACGAAAAATTATTATGGCAGGTTCAAATAATTATCTTGGACTGACCGCACATCCCAAAGTGAAAGAAGCGGCAATCAATGCCGTGAAGAAGTACGGAACAGGTTGTTCGGGATCACGATATCTTACTGGAACGATTGATTTGCACAATGAGCTTGAAGCACGCCTTGCAAAATTTCTCGGTTATGAAGATGTGTTGTTGATCTCAACTGGCTATCAAACTGCGCAGGCAATAATTCCTACACTTGTTCAGCGTGGTGAATATATTGTTTCGGACAAAGATAATCATGCATGCATCGTTATGGCAAACATGATGGCTATTGGTATGACTGCAGAAGTAGTTAGATATAAGCATAATGATATGAAACATCTCGAGAGTGTAATCTCCAAGCTTCCAGCCGATGCCGGGAAATTGATTGTGACTGATGGAGTGTTTAGCACCAGCGGCGAAGTCGTGGATATGCCATCCATTGTTGCCATTGCGAAAAAGTATAATGCCAGAATAATGTGCGACGATGCACATGCAACCGGTGTTGTCGGTGTCGGCGGACGCGGAACAGCAAGTAAATTTGGACTGACTAAGGATGTTGATATTACGATGGGAACATTCAGCAAATCCTTTGCATCGTTGGGAGGATTTATCGCTTCTACAAGATCCGTTGTTAATTACATTAAACATTCTTCTCCCGCATTGATTTTTTCAGCAAGCCCAACACCGGCATCTGTTGCTTCAGCACTTGCTGCGCTTGATATTATAGAGGCGCATCCAGAACTTGTAACTCAACTGCATAACAATGCAGACCGAGTGCGAGAAGGGTTAAGAAAATTAGGATTCCATGTTGTCGGTCAACCAGAAACGGGAATCGTTTCGGTGATTATCGGCGATACGGAGAAAACTCTTGTTTTCACGAAGGAATTATTCGAAGCTGGTGTTTTCGTCAACGCATTTGTTCGCCCCGGCGTTCCTCCAGGAATGGAAATGGTGCGGACGAGTTATATGGCTACTCACGAGAATGTACATCTCGACAAGATTATTGAGATTTTTGGCATTATCGGAAAAAAACTTGGCGTTATCAGTTAA
- a CDS encoding branched-chain amino acid transaminase, whose product MAVKPVEKIWMNGKLIDWNDAKIHVLSHVIHYGSSWFEGIRCYETKKGSAIFRHKEHIVRLCDSAKLYRAEIPYTVDQIMQANKETIKANKLKSCYIRPIAYRGYGDVGVYPMGCPVDLTIAVWEWGKYLGPEALEKGIDVRFASWQRAAGNTFPTMAKAGGNYLNSQLMKMEARVDGYEEGIALDVNGQISEGSGENIFIIRNGVIYTPQFVNAILPGITRASVIQLAKDAGFPVVEGNLPREIIYLADEVFFTGTAAEISPIRSVDRITIGTGKPGPITRELQKRFFDVIEGGNDLHGWLDFI is encoded by the coding sequence ATGGCTGTTAAACCTGTTGAAAAAATTTGGATGAATGGGAAACTCATCGATTGGAATGATGCAAAAATTCATGTGTTGTCGCATGTGATTCATTACGGAAGTTCATGGTTTGAAGGAATTCGTTGTTACGAAACAAAAAAAGGTTCTGCAATCTTTCGACATAAAGAACATATCGTTCGATTGTGCGACTCTGCAAAACTGTATCGTGCCGAGATCCCATACACCGTGGATCAAATAATGCAGGCAAACAAAGAAACAATTAAAGCAAACAAATTAAAATCATGTTATATTCGACCGATCGCATATCGTGGATATGGTGATGTTGGCGTATATCCTATGGGCTGCCCGGTGGATCTGACGATTGCCGTATGGGAATGGGGAAAATATCTCGGACCAGAAGCGCTTGAAAAAGGAATTGATGTTCGTTTTGCATCGTGGCAGCGTGCAGCGGGAAATACGTTCCCGACGATGGCAAAAGCAGGCGGTAACTATCTCAATTCGCAGCTGATGAAAATGGAAGCTCGTGTTGATGGCTATGAAGAGGGAATTGCTCTTGATGTGAACGGACAGATATCGGAAGGAAGCGGCGAAAATATTTTTATCATCCGCAACGGCGTGATTTATACACCGCAATTTGTCAATGCGATTCTTCCGGGAATTACCCGCGCATCCGTCATTCAACTTGCGAAAGATGCAGGGTTTCCTGTGGTGGAAGGAAATTTACCGCGTGAAATTATCTATCTTGCGGACGAAGTATTCTTTACGGGAACAGCGGCGGAAATTTCCCCGATTCGTTCTGTTGACAGGATCACTATCGGAACCGGAAAACCTGGGCCGATCACTCGCGAATTACAGAAACGATTTTTTGATGTTATTGAAGGCGGGAATGATCTGCACGGCTGGTTGGATTTCATTTGA
- a CDS encoding cyclic nucleotide-binding domain-containing protein, with the protein MGKDFAFKEVFKSKIKPASVEEMLSKIPVFEKLEPKELRQVASIVHRRQYVKDEFVFYQGDPGLGMYVIEKGSVGVVVAGEDGTKKEIITLNNGDFFGEIALLDESPRSASVVIKEDSELIGFFRPDLFEIIEKTPKTGLKIVVKLAEMIGERLRNMNNEFSKLRGELEQLKQQKETSDEKASSKKKETKS; encoded by the coding sequence ATGGGGAAAGATTTCGCATTCAAGGAAGTTTTCAAATCTAAGATCAAGCCGGCATCTGTTGAAGAGATGCTCTCAAAGATTCCGGTCTTTGAAAAACTTGAGCCAAAAGAACTTCGTCAGGTTGCTTCGATTGTTCATCGGCGACAGTATGTGAAGGATGAATTTGTATTCTATCAAGGCGACCCCGGTCTTGGTATGTATGTCATTGAAAAAGGTTCCGTCGGTGTAGTTGTTGCCGGTGAAGATGGAACCAAAAAAGAGATTATTACTCTGAACAACGGAGATTTTTTTGGTGAGATTGCTTTGCTTGATGAATCTCCCCGTTCCGCTTCGGTGGTGATCAAAGAAGATTCGGAGTTGATCGGATTTTTTCGTCCGGACCTGTTTGAGATCATCGAAAAAACTCCGAAGACCGGACTGAAGATTGTTGTAAAACTTGCTGAAATGATCGGTGAGCGCTTGCGAAATATGAACAACGAATTCTCGAAACTTCGCGGCGAACTTGAACAACTTAAACAACAGAAGGAGACGAGCGATGAAAAAGCCAGCTCCAAAAAGAAAGAAACAAAGTCCTAA
- a CDS encoding universal stress protein, translating into MKKPAPKRKKQSPKPTRRAVTKKDALRPTRAIGLKKILVPIDFSDNSKKALRYAIPFAQQFNASLILVYIVEPTIYPSDFGFGQVGFPDVEKELHEKAISEMSALIDAVVPKTLNTQTMVGSGIPFVEITTFAKEQEVDMIIVATHGRTGVEHILFGSTAEKIIRKAPCPVLVVRSEEHDFIDERA; encoded by the coding sequence ATGAAAAAGCCAGCTCCAAAAAGAAAGAAACAAAGTCCTAAACCAACGCGTCGTGCTGTCACCAAAAAAGATGCACTTCGTCCAACCCGAGCGATTGGACTAAAAAAGATACTTGTTCCGATCGATTTTTCGGATAATTCCAAAAAAGCGCTTCGATATGCAATTCCATTTGCACAACAATTTAATGCGTCGCTTATTTTAGTCTACATTGTTGAACCGACAATCTATCCATCGGACTTTGGTTTTGGCCAAGTTGGATTTCCTGATGTGGAAAAAGAATTGCATGAGAAAGCAATCAGCGAAATGAGTGCATTGATCGATGCTGTTGTGCCGAAGACGTTGAATACACAGACAATGGTTGGTTCCGGAATTCCATTCGTAGAGATAACAACATTTGCAAAGGAACAGGAAGTAGATATGATTATTGTAGCGACGCATGGACGAACTGGCGTTGAGCATATCCTGTTTGGCAGCACAGCGGAGAAAATTATCCGAAAAGCACCATGTCCGGTCTTAGTTGTTCGGTCAGAAGAGCATGATTTTATCGATGAACGGGCATAA
- a CDS encoding tetratricopeptide repeat protein, with the protein MLKKQKELAKRVKKQDDLITTYENAVSWYETNKKLITNVGIAIVVLIAGGWFYINNNRTNNEKAANEFAKVFSYYDNGQYQLAINGVPEKNVRGLQAIVSDYGSTQYGNIAQFYLANSYFNTGEYDKAMEAYDDASVDAPILEASRVAGIAACYEAKLNHADAAKYFEKAGKSNANDPNTAEYLANAARNYAKAGNKELAIELYKLIKKEHSSSAAARDAERYLDELRG; encoded by the coding sequence ATGTTAAAAAAGCAGAAAGAGCTCGCAAAGCGGGTAAAGAAACAAGACGACCTTATTACTACGTATGAAAACGCGGTTTCATGGTATGAGACAAATAAGAAACTTATTACCAATGTTGGCATAGCAATTGTAGTTCTTATCGCCGGCGGATGGTTTTACATCAACAATAACCGGACGAACAACGAAAAAGCGGCAAACGAATTTGCAAAGGTATTTTCCTATTACGATAACGGACAATATCAATTAGCGATCAACGGAGTGCCGGAAAAAAATGTTCGTGGGTTACAAGCCATTGTCAGTGATTACGGCTCAACGCAGTATGGTAACATTGCACAATTTTATCTTGCAAATAGTTACTTTAATACCGGTGAATATGATAAAGCGATGGAAGCGTACGATGACGCAAGTGTGGATGCGCCGATTTTGGAAGCATCGAGAGTAGCCGGAATAGCAGCATGTTATGAAGCAAAGTTGAATCATGCTGATGCTGCAAAATATTTTGAGAAAGCCGGAAAATCGAACGCAAATGATCCGAACACAGCGGAGTATTTGGCAAATGCCGCTCGGAATTACGCTAAAGCTGGCAACAAGGAACTAGCAATTGAACTGTATAAGTTAATCAAGAAAGAACATTCGAGTTCGGCAGCAGCAAGGGATGCGGAGAGATATTTGGACGAACTACGAGGATAA
- a CDS encoding NADH-quinone oxidoreductase subunit A, which translates to MLTEFGNILAFFIVGALFTAGGLIASSLLRPRRPYAEKLSTYECGEIPIGAPHVKFNIRFYVVALIFLVFEVETVFLFPWALVYKDFGMFAFVEMLVFLGILIVGYIYVWAKGDLEWDKPIPQFLPKSKQPVFEEHEETVLN; encoded by the coding sequence ATGCTCACAGAATTTGGAAACATTCTCGCTTTTTTCATCGTCGGTGCGCTCTTCACAGCCGGCGGACTTATTGCATCTTCACTTCTTCGGCCGCGGCGGCCATATGCGGAAAAACTTTCCACATATGAATGCGGTGAAATTCCCATCGGTGCTCCACATGTTAAATTTAATATTCGATTTTATGTCGTCGCGTTGATCTTCCTGGTGTTCGAAGTGGAAACTGTTTTTCTTTTTCCCTGGGCGCTGGTATACAAAGACTTCGGCATGTTCGCATTTGTAGAGATGCTCGTCTTCCTTGGAATTCTCATCGTCGGTTATATCTACGTATGGGCAAAGGGAGATCTTGAATGGGACAAACCAATTCCGCAATTTTTACCGAAATCAAAACAACCCGTTTTTGAAGAACACGAAGAAACAGTATTGAACTAA
- the nuoB gene encoding NADH-quinone oxidoreductase subunit NuoB — MGLLDQKFENSNIVVTTMDNLLNWARLSSLWQMQFGLACCAIEMMAASASNFDMMRFGVIPRATPRQCDVMIVSGTVTLKMASRIKRLYDQMSEPRYVISMGSCSNCGGPYWEHGYHVLKGVDRVIPVDVYVPGCPPRPEALIEGLIKLQEKIRNESSVQKKAV, encoded by the coding sequence ATGGGATTACTCGACCAAAAATTTGAAAACTCGAACATCGTTGTTACAACGATGGATAATTTGTTGAACTGGGCGCGTCTTTCATCGCTCTGGCAGATGCAGTTCGGCCTTGCATGCTGCGCCATTGAAATGATGGCGGCATCGGCATCCAATTTTGACATGATGCGCTTTGGTGTAATTCCGCGCGCAACGCCGCGTCAATGCGACGTGATGATCGTCTCTGGAACCGTTACGCTAAAAATGGCATCACGTATTAAACGTTTATATGATCAGATGTCGGAACCGCGGTATGTCATCTCTATGGGAAGCTGTTCGAATTGCGGCGGTCCGTATTGGGAACATGGATATCATGTCCTCAAAGGAGTTGACCGCGTAATTCCGGTTGATGTGTATGTGCCGGGTTGTCCGCCACGTCCGGAAGCGTTAATTGAAGGATTGATTAAGTTGCAGGAAAAGATCCGTAACGAAAGTTCCGTCCAGAAAAAAGCAGTGTAA
- a CDS encoding NADH-quinone oxidoreductase subunit C, protein MTAQEIHDLFKKQFPEAVLEAKLENVADPFIKIQPETIKEISEFAKNSEQLQFDYLMCLSGVDYKGKLGVVYHLYSMVHRHKMVLKVEVPTENPNVPSVESVWKSANWHEREAFDLFGLNFAGHPDQRRILLPDDWEGHPLRKDYQTPEFYNGMKVPY, encoded by the coding sequence ATGACAGCACAAGAAATTCACGACCTCTTCAAGAAACAATTCCCCGAAGCAGTTCTCGAAGCAAAACTTGAGAATGTTGCTGATCCATTCATCAAAATTCAACCTGAAACCATCAAAGAAATTTCCGAATTCGCAAAGAACAGCGAACAGTTACAGTTTGATTATTTAATGTGTCTCTCCGGTGTGGATTACAAGGGGAAACTTGGCGTTGTGTATCATCTCTATTCTATGGTACATCGACATAAGATGGTGTTGAAAGTAGAAGTGCCGACGGAAAATCCGAATGTACCATCCGTTGAGTCTGTTTGGAAATCAGCCAATTGGCATGAACGTGAAGCATTCGATTTGTTTGGACTCAACTTCGCCGGACATCCTGATCAACGAAGAATTTTACTGCCGGACGATTGGGAAGGACATCCGTTACGGAAAGATTATCAAACACCTGAATTTTACAATGGAATGAAAGTTCCGTATTAA